A region from the Paenarthrobacter aurescens genome encodes:
- the pth gene encoding aminoacyl-tRNA hydrolase, producing MTDTWLIVGLGNPGSEYSNNRHNVGQMVLDELASRMGGKFKVHKARAQVVEGRLGIGGPRVVLAKPMTYMNVSGGPVAGLCNFFDIAPDHVIAVHDEIDIPFNTVKLKLGGGEGGHNGLRDISKALATKDYLRVRVGVGRPPGRMETADYVLRDFGTAEKKELPFLLDEAADAVELLMDQGLLAAQQKHHPAKS from the coding sequence ATGACTGACACCTGGCTGATTGTTGGCCTCGGCAACCCCGGCAGTGAGTACAGCAACAACCGGCACAACGTTGGTCAGATGGTGCTCGATGAACTGGCCTCCCGCATGGGTGGGAAGTTCAAGGTGCACAAGGCCCGTGCGCAGGTTGTTGAGGGGCGGCTGGGTATTGGTGGTCCCCGCGTGGTGCTCGCCAAGCCCATGACCTACATGAACGTTTCAGGGGGACCCGTTGCGGGGCTCTGCAACTTTTTCGACATCGCACCGGACCACGTGATTGCGGTCCACGATGAAATCGACATCCCTTTTAACACAGTCAAGCTAAAACTCGGCGGCGGCGAGGGCGGCCATAACGGATTGCGTGACATCTCCAAAGCGCTGGCCACCAAGGATTACCTGCGGGTCAGGGTAGGGGTTGGCCGCCCACCCGGGCGGATGGAAACAGCGGACTACGTTCTCCGTGATTTCGGCACTGCGGAGAAGAAGGAGCTGCCATTTCTTCTGGACGAGGCAGCCGACGCCGTGGAATTGCTCATGGACCAGGGCCTGCTCGCTGCCCAGCAGAAACACCACCCCGCCAAATCTTGA
- a CDS encoding helix-turn-helix transcriptional regulator, translating into MSAELLNRSGGGAARAAAPDLLGGPTDRQTWSLLARSHDLSKAGKYLEAPESYGVVLTGERGIGKSGLARAVVSSLGPKVHSLQLRNTVASGQTPYGCLGFLLARLPSGAVGSPTGILHAVTNLIRTEAAGRDTVFIVDNAGGMDPMSTGVLLNLMATGTAKVIATVQRASDLPADFHRLVLEGGLGEVHLNTLSEEQTKQVLGSVLGHYVSSTLVGSLHSAVGGNPMLLHALLEEQRHTGNLVLNDSVWTLRDRISLEGATVVEDFVRSRLAREPQASKTVVEILACAQRATLLDLAGIFGTEVLVDMEESALLTIEKTGEHWVSLRDPYVGEVVRGWLSTRRMRELRLMLHGPKEPELQILAPQDLLSYAAWMHASEDEPAPPPEHALAAGRAALDNYDPNFAIQCTLSLDPKDSEWVPGQRLKAAAYLMLDLPLHAAQALDEVSEPQLAALEPLEFAEVTAAKCQAMTWIDGRSGMVPGVIAAGRETLEAKAGHYPAQAMNKARNRLQLCTYEYKTFTGEYAAMIEDLEAEWAKDPQEDREHWLRSSFFLIEARCMLGRELEAQQLARTVSRHLGDVDRPAQLEESFARHAFLVLLLSGQWRKCIELMRRTPSGSSRLQYRGSLTELGVGLAFAYAGKPASAIEPLRSAVAQLELRPSMNMNKVAYAATAFAYAQLGNSVEAGRYLDLYRTCRGVGTFFSESVAEFCAEMAGRWMGDPDVKQRLLARVRNDLEQQRLTTAGINLFGATVEGTDEEYRLLEDIAGRRQGPLAKISGDLARGALTKSSASLLSAADAAAALDLLVVEARCVAMALDYARDAGETTAARTAQLRLERLEHSVPALPIQPRSDAPVLTERERQIAKLAGKGVSNREIAMDIGVSVRTVEGHLYQVFTKLGVSSRGELNGLL; encoded by the coding sequence ATGTCGGCGGAGTTGCTAAACAGGAGCGGTGGAGGCGCAGCAAGGGCTGCGGCTCCCGATCTTTTGGGCGGACCAACGGATCGTCAAACATGGTCGCTGTTGGCCCGGAGCCACGATTTGTCCAAGGCGGGCAAATACCTGGAAGCACCTGAATCCTATGGGGTAGTGCTCACCGGGGAACGGGGCATAGGCAAGTCAGGCCTTGCAAGGGCCGTGGTCTCTTCCTTGGGTCCCAAAGTTCATAGCCTCCAACTGCGCAACACAGTGGCCAGCGGCCAAACCCCGTACGGATGCCTTGGTTTCCTGCTGGCCCGCCTGCCCTCAGGGGCTGTAGGGTCACCAACGGGCATCCTGCATGCTGTCACCAACTTGATCAGGACAGAGGCTGCGGGCCGGGACACCGTGTTCATTGTGGACAACGCCGGCGGCATGGACCCCATGAGCACCGGTGTGCTCCTGAACCTCATGGCCACCGGCACGGCAAAAGTCATTGCCACTGTCCAACGCGCCAGCGACCTCCCCGCCGATTTCCATCGGTTGGTCCTTGAAGGAGGGCTGGGTGAGGTTCATCTGAACACGCTCAGCGAGGAGCAGACCAAGCAAGTCCTCGGCTCGGTCCTTGGACATTATGTTTCCTCAACTTTGGTGGGTTCCCTGCATTCTGCCGTGGGTGGGAACCCCATGCTCCTGCATGCGCTTCTTGAGGAGCAGCGGCACACCGGAAACCTGGTCCTCAACGACTCCGTCTGGACACTCCGTGACCGGATCAGTCTGGAGGGCGCCACAGTAGTGGAGGACTTTGTCCGTTCCAGACTGGCGCGCGAACCGCAAGCCAGCAAGACGGTGGTGGAAATCCTGGCCTGTGCGCAGCGCGCAACATTGTTGGATCTGGCCGGGATCTTCGGCACGGAAGTCCTGGTGGACATGGAAGAGTCAGCGCTGCTGACGATTGAAAAGACCGGCGAGCATTGGGTCTCGCTCCGGGACCCGTATGTGGGAGAGGTTGTCCGAGGCTGGTTGAGTACCCGCCGCATGCGTGAGCTGCGCTTGATGCTGCACGGTCCCAAGGAGCCCGAACTGCAGATCCTGGCACCCCAGGATCTCCTGAGTTACGCGGCATGGATGCACGCTTCCGAGGATGAGCCCGCGCCGCCGCCCGAGCATGCACTCGCGGCTGGTCGGGCGGCGTTGGATAACTACGATCCCAACTTCGCCATCCAATGCACGCTGTCCTTGGACCCGAAGGACAGCGAATGGGTCCCCGGGCAGCGACTGAAGGCGGCGGCTTACCTCATGCTGGACCTGCCGTTGCATGCGGCTCAGGCTTTGGATGAGGTATCCGAGCCACAGCTGGCTGCATTGGAGCCGCTGGAGTTTGCTGAGGTAACCGCAGCAAAGTGCCAGGCCATGACGTGGATCGACGGACGGTCAGGGATGGTTCCCGGCGTGATCGCGGCGGGTCGGGAGACCCTGGAGGCCAAGGCCGGGCACTATCCCGCACAGGCCATGAACAAGGCCCGCAACCGACTGCAGCTATGCACCTATGAGTACAAGACCTTCACGGGTGAGTACGCCGCCATGATTGAGGATTTGGAAGCCGAATGGGCCAAGGATCCCCAGGAGGACCGCGAGCACTGGCTTAGGTCCTCCTTCTTCCTCATCGAAGCCCGCTGCATGCTGGGCAGGGAGTTGGAGGCCCAGCAGCTGGCCCGTACCGTTTCCCGGCACCTGGGGGACGTGGACCGGCCGGCGCAGTTGGAGGAATCCTTCGCCAGGCATGCGTTCCTGGTGCTGTTGTTGTCCGGGCAATGGCGGAAGTGCATCGAGCTGATGCGCCGCACGCCCTCGGGCTCCTCACGGCTCCAATACAGGGGTTCCCTCACCGAACTGGGCGTCGGGCTTGCGTTCGCCTATGCCGGCAAGCCGGCCAGTGCCATTGAACCCCTGCGCTCAGCCGTGGCCCAACTTGAGCTCCGGCCCAGCATGAACATGAACAAGGTTGCCTATGCGGCCACCGCCTTTGCCTATGCTCAATTGGGCAATTCCGTGGAAGCCGGCCGCTACCTTGACCTGTACAGGACATGCAGGGGCGTGGGGACGTTCTTTTCCGAGTCCGTGGCGGAGTTCTGCGCGGAAATGGCTGGGCGCTGGATGGGGGACCCGGATGTGAAGCAGCGGCTGCTGGCCCGGGTGCGCAACGATCTGGAACAGCAGCGGCTCACAACGGCCGGTATCAACCTCTTCGGCGCCACCGTTGAAGGCACGGATGAGGAATACCGGCTCCTTGAAGACATCGCAGGCCGCAGGCAGGGACCCTTGGCGAAGATCTCCGGTGACCTGGCCCGGGGTGCCCTGACCAAGAGTTCGGCTTCGCTGCTGTCAGCCGCAGACGCCGCAGCGGCCTTGGACCTGTTGGTGGTTGAAGCCCGGTGTGTGGCCATGGCACTTGACTACGCCCGGGATGCGGGTGAAACAACGGCGGCCAGAACGGCGCAGCTGCGGCTTGAACGGTTGGAGCACTCGGTCCCGGCCTTGCCGATTCAGCCACGCAGCGACGCGCCGGTACTGACCGAACGGGAACGTCAAATTGCTAAACTCGCGGGAAAGGGTGTCAGCAACCGCGAAATCGCGATGGATATTGGGGTGTCTGTGCGAACTGTAGAAGGTCATCTGTACCAGGTATTCACCAAGCTCGGCGTTTCGTCTCGGGGCGAGCTCAATGGGCTGCTCTGA
- a CDS encoding AAA family ATPase translates to MQAEHLVGRDAELELAMEILRQEGTGAVLLVADPGIGKTALAAEIASRLSGEMVVLRVHGSPALSAVPYGVLAPYLLDLPVEQATSPLAILREFWSQFEKRRGGEGARLLLIVDDAHELDEGSTQILAELVTAGWARLVATSRPRPGLPAALLQLWYDGLAERLELHPLDKETVTELAEKTLGGAVMSSAAEVLHSMSQGNPLLLHCLLEDAKADGNLVRRNGIWFLTRAISGSGESLADVVRNRVLRTSETEREAMYVIALAEPVPAAVLDAQVGRDTVRALIDNRLVVSSNGPGGPLKMWHPLYSEALRQIVSPARSLQIRQRMVQQLPAEPSTPEALLRMVGWALDCGADVDDERLLQAAFLAARTLQYPLALAAAARVRSEALLPRARAVMALISYYDGDYRGAVRLLEEGSGFLDVDGSGPVGASLLWAAARTAAGDAPAEIVTDAWAAAKTLMRERESSDPVLREVEGHARALELAALASEGHYEELREGLDRFAEELATDGPDAAMNRIFLRAMQCELLTVEGQAVEALEAGREALLLLDEYPHELLYLGDFVLLRYALAALESGDWEAAEAALDRYAAASARGLIYFGGDVETLKGLSLLRQGRLEKATELLTPAVEALHARDPLQLRSLGVALAFYAAAKAGNAPLARRLENEQAAVATGGAYVEALAELFRLAGRELLAKGTGLQKLAGLPTSDPLHQLPGIQLQNLVLRAELGDVRALESMGGTAGLMAGNWATGWQSLAEAQLRGEGQGLVNAGNLLAASGMPGPAALAFDKAAVTFDAEGKRPEARQAAVLRDVSEASLGDAVVHDAQTEADRAVPLTRREQDIVALAVSGLTDRQIAEKLMVSVRTVEGHLYRSYAKLGIRRREDLGAAVRH, encoded by the coding sequence ATGCAGGCTGAGCACCTTGTAGGCCGGGACGCTGAACTGGAACTGGCCATGGAGATCCTGAGGCAGGAAGGCACCGGGGCCGTGCTTCTGGTTGCCGATCCAGGGATTGGCAAGACGGCCCTGGCAGCCGAAATTGCCTCCCGCCTGTCCGGCGAGATGGTGGTGTTGCGGGTTCACGGGAGCCCTGCCTTGTCCGCCGTTCCCTATGGTGTCCTTGCCCCCTATCTGCTGGATCTTCCCGTGGAGCAGGCAACCTCGCCGCTGGCAATTCTGCGCGAGTTCTGGTCACAGTTTGAGAAGCGGCGTGGTGGCGAAGGCGCCCGGCTGCTGCTGATTGTGGACGACGCCCATGAGCTCGATGAGGGCAGCACCCAGATCCTGGCCGAGCTGGTCACGGCCGGATGGGCACGGTTGGTGGCCACCAGCAGGCCCAGGCCCGGCTTGCCCGCGGCGTTGCTTCAGCTCTGGTACGACGGCTTGGCCGAGCGCCTGGAGCTTCACCCCCTGGACAAGGAAACTGTCACGGAGTTGGCGGAAAAGACCCTGGGAGGCGCGGTCATGTCCAGCGCGGCCGAGGTCCTGCACTCCATGTCCCAAGGCAACCCTTTGCTGCTCCACTGCCTCCTTGAGGATGCCAAGGCGGACGGAAACCTGGTCCGCAGGAACGGCATCTGGTTCCTCACACGTGCTATTTCCGGAAGCGGCGAAAGCCTTGCCGACGTTGTCCGCAACAGGGTCCTCAGGACCAGCGAAACCGAACGGGAAGCGATGTACGTCATTGCCCTGGCCGAGCCCGTTCCGGCCGCCGTGTTGGATGCGCAGGTAGGCAGGGACACTGTACGTGCGCTGATTGACAACCGGCTTGTGGTCTCCTCGAACGGACCCGGCGGACCGCTGAAGATGTGGCACCCGTTGTACAGCGAGGCGCTCCGGCAGATCGTTTCGCCCGCCCGCAGCCTCCAGATCCGCCAGCGCATGGTCCAGCAGTTGCCCGCAGAACCGTCCACGCCCGAGGCCCTGTTGCGGATGGTGGGCTGGGCGCTTGACTGTGGTGCCGACGTCGATGATGAACGGTTGCTGCAGGCAGCCTTCCTGGCCGCCAGGACGCTTCAGTACCCCCTGGCGCTGGCGGCGGCCGCGCGGGTCCGCTCTGAAGCACTGCTGCCCCGGGCGCGCGCCGTCATGGCCCTTATCAGCTACTACGACGGCGACTACCGCGGTGCCGTCCGGCTGCTGGAGGAAGGCTCCGGGTTCCTGGATGTTGACGGATCCGGCCCCGTGGGTGCCTCGCTGTTGTGGGCTGCTGCCCGCACCGCTGCGGGGGACGCGCCAGCTGAGATTGTCACTGATGCCTGGGCCGCTGCAAAAACCCTGATGCGCGAGCGGGAGTCCTCCGATCCTGTGCTCCGGGAGGTGGAAGGGCACGCCCGGGCCTTGGAACTGGCGGCACTGGCCAGTGAGGGCCACTACGAGGAACTCCGCGAGGGCTTGGACCGCTTTGCCGAAGAGCTCGCCACGGATGGTCCCGATGCTGCCATGAACCGGATTTTCCTGCGCGCCATGCAGTGTGAACTGCTGACGGTGGAAGGGCAGGCCGTGGAGGCCTTGGAAGCGGGCCGGGAAGCGCTGCTTTTGTTGGACGAGTACCCGCATGAGCTTTTGTACCTTGGCGACTTCGTCCTGCTCAGATACGCACTTGCGGCCTTGGAATCCGGGGACTGGGAGGCAGCCGAGGCTGCCCTTGACCGCTACGCCGCGGCGTCGGCCAGGGGACTGATCTACTTTGGCGGCGACGTTGAGACGCTCAAGGGCTTGTCCCTTCTGCGTCAGGGCCGCTTGGAGAAAGCAACGGAACTGCTGACCCCTGCCGTGGAGGCACTCCACGCAAGGGACCCGCTGCAGTTGCGAAGCCTGGGAGTCGCATTGGCATTCTATGCCGCAGCCAAAGCCGGCAATGCCCCGCTTGCCCGGCGGCTGGAAAACGAGCAGGCGGCGGTCGCCACCGGCGGTGCGTACGTGGAGGCCCTTGCCGAGCTTTTCAGGCTTGCCGGCAGGGAGCTTCTTGCCAAGGGCACGGGTCTGCAGAAACTCGCCGGGCTACCCACGTCAGATCCCCTGCACCAGTTGCCGGGGATTCAGCTGCAAAACCTGGTACTCCGGGCAGAGCTGGGGGACGTGCGGGCTCTGGAATCGATGGGCGGCACGGCGGGGTTGATGGCAGGAAACTGGGCTACCGGCTGGCAGTCGCTGGCGGAGGCACAGCTGCGCGGTGAAGGCCAAGGGCTGGTCAATGCCGGCAATCTTCTGGCTGCCTCCGGGATGCCCGGGCCGGCCGCGCTGGCGTTCGACAAAGCGGCTGTGACATTTGACGCCGAAGGCAAGCGCCCTGAAGCCCGGCAAGCGGCGGTACTGCGGGATGTCAGCGAGGCAAGTCTCGGCGACGCCGTAGTCCACGACGCCCAAACGGAGGCGGACCGGGCGGTGCCACTGACCCGACGTGAGCAGGACATTGTGGCGTTGGCCGTCTCGGGACTGACCGACCGTCAGATTGCCGAGAAACTCATGGTGTCCGTCCGGACCGTGGAAGGCCACTTGTACCGGAGCTACGCCAAACTGGGGATCCGTCGCCGCGAAGATTTGGGCGCTGCAGTCCGTCACTGA
- a CDS encoding ATP-binding protein, which yields MAVLLQLIPGFGATLVATAESRHPLPPDLYQLWEDGFLEQFFLPPFSFIEAHALCETILGGHVQRRASSLLAAMSGFNVGLLCLAVNDARASGFLVRIDGYWTIDVRAHCDWPGVVEHVRGENISRPPEERQALELIALSEPVALEVVERHFGQKALEHLLAQHEIRLLPGRPLLLRTSSWLRGEGTRLSVPRSRSMALRLGVEEPVLTAETAPTMLRWITWTLDCGLTLSDELLLAAAPAADRPSTAELALRAASAVSGAGHLDEAKLVRARALIAEGHLREAAPELRQLATVGGPPEVKADAAHRLLALGLLGVAPLDAAPLGAAPLDAAPLGAPDASDPAGLIVESVREAERLLLSGAAPEAVTSTSAAMDAITSDPTLDMFLPGVLLRHVVGLRYNLAWDLVDPLLLPPADYTMPVHLSACLDVARGYVHISQGLPRAAGAALEPVLAELHDAGLPPVSALAAALLAYSEALCGNSRQAMVRARQSMVAQESAAGSSQRQHDLLRDLSAVFVAAAQDLAAGTSGHLMNLAEEFHSQGSTLMEAEAFSLLILNAASSGVHDSGSQRRLGELAAAVHGPGGAAMVTFAAALVDNDPKMLESAGRSLSADRQFAHAALCYSRAAEGYAARTRTAASRRASVLLERLRGAFDSGIVPPLGWVPGRAGG from the coding sequence TTGGCGGTTCTGCTGCAACTCATTCCCGGCTTCGGAGCAACCCTGGTTGCCACTGCGGAGAGCCGGCACCCCCTTCCTCCGGATCTTTATCAGCTCTGGGAGGACGGCTTCCTGGAGCAGTTTTTCCTTCCACCCTTTAGCTTCATTGAGGCGCACGCCCTGTGCGAGACGATCCTTGGCGGGCACGTCCAACGGCGCGCCAGCAGCCTCCTCGCGGCCATGAGCGGCTTCAACGTAGGGTTGCTCTGCCTGGCCGTCAATGACGCCCGGGCCTCCGGTTTCCTGGTTCGGATTGACGGTTACTGGACCATCGACGTCCGGGCACATTGTGACTGGCCCGGTGTTGTTGAGCACGTGCGGGGGGAGAACATTTCACGGCCGCCCGAGGAGCGTCAAGCGCTCGAACTCATCGCTCTTTCGGAGCCCGTGGCCCTTGAGGTAGTGGAGCGCCACTTCGGCCAGAAAGCCCTGGAACATCTCCTGGCACAGCATGAGATCCGGCTGCTGCCCGGCCGGCCCCTGCTGCTCCGTACAAGTTCCTGGCTCAGGGGAGAAGGAACCCGGCTGTCCGTACCGCGGTCCAGGAGCATGGCGCTCCGGCTGGGCGTGGAGGAGCCTGTGCTGACTGCGGAGACCGCGCCCACCATGCTGCGTTGGATCACATGGACCCTGGACTGCGGACTGACGCTTTCAGACGAACTTCTCCTCGCTGCTGCCCCTGCGGCGGACAGGCCATCCACCGCCGAGCTTGCACTCAGGGCCGCCTCGGCCGTCTCCGGTGCCGGGCATCTGGACGAGGCCAAGCTGGTCAGGGCGCGGGCGCTGATCGCCGAGGGTCACCTCCGGGAAGCAGCTCCGGAGCTTCGGCAGCTGGCAACTGTGGGCGGGCCCCCTGAAGTGAAGGCGGACGCCGCCCATCGCCTTCTGGCATTGGGGCTGCTGGGCGTTGCACCGCTGGATGCCGCACCCCTGGGGGCTGCGCCGCTGGATGCCGCACCGCTGGGGGCACCAGACGCGAGCGATCCTGCCGGGCTGATAGTGGAGAGCGTGCGCGAGGCCGAGCGTCTGCTGCTGTCCGGGGCGGCGCCGGAAGCCGTGACCAGTACCTCGGCCGCCATGGACGCCATCACCTCCGATCCAACCCTGGACATGTTCCTCCCGGGTGTCCTGCTCCGGCACGTCGTTGGCCTGAGATACAACCTGGCGTGGGACCTGGTGGATCCGCTGCTGCTCCCGCCCGCCGACTACACCATGCCCGTGCACCTTTCAGCGTGCCTGGATGTGGCCCGGGGCTACGTCCACATCAGCCAGGGACTCCCACGGGCGGCCGGCGCTGCTTTGGAGCCCGTCCTGGCAGAACTGCACGACGCCGGCCTGCCGCCGGTCAGCGCCTTGGCTGCGGCACTGCTGGCCTACTCCGAGGCGCTGTGCGGAAACTCCCGGCAGGCCATGGTCAGGGCCCGGCAATCCATGGTGGCGCAGGAATCCGCCGCTGGGAGTTCGCAAAGGCAGCACGATCTCCTCAGGGATCTCAGCGCCGTATTTGTGGCCGCCGCCCAAGATCTGGCTGCCGGCACTTCGGGGCATCTGATGAATCTTGCAGAAGAGTTCCACTCCCAGGGCAGCACCTTGATGGAAGCCGAGGCTTTCTCGCTCCTGATACTGAACGCGGCCTCCTCCGGCGTTCACGATTCCGGGAGCCAGCGCCGCCTTGGCGAGCTGGCAGCGGCCGTCCATGGACCCGGGGGTGCGGCGATGGTGACCTTCGCAGCCGCCTTGGTGGACAACGACCCCAAAATGCTCGAGTCCGCTGGCCGGAGCCTGTCCGCCGACCGGCAGTTTGCCCACGCCGCGCTGTGCTACTCGCGGGCCGCTGAGGGCTATGCGGCCAGGACGCGCACCGCTGCCAGCCGCCGGGCCTCGGTGCTGCTGGAGAGACTCCGGGGCGCCTTCGACAGCGGAATCGTTCCACCGCTGGGTTGGGTGCCGGGCCGGGCCGGCGGCTGA
- a CDS encoding cysteine desulfurase — protein sequence MTAVSTPVSLQQSMHAMDNAEVLRIRNDFPVLDQLVNGKPLIYLDSGATSQNPLSVIEAEQEYYEQRNAAVHRGAHHLAVEATEVFEDARQTVADFIGAQYEETVWTSNATEGLNLISYALSNAALWAAQGRGGSALKELAIGAGDEIVVTEMEHHANLIPWQELAFRTGATLKYIPVTDEGTLRLDAAAGIVGERTKLLAFTQASNVLGTINPVAELVAMARRAGALVVLDACQSVPHMAVDVKNLDVDFAVFSGHKMLAPTGVGVLYGKQELLDVLPPFLTGGSMITTVTMERAEYLPAPQRFEAGTQRISQAVALAAAVNYLTETGIDRIHAWESHLGQRLVKGLESIDGIRVVGPASGSERIGLAAFDVAGVHAHDVGQFLDDRGIAVRVGHHCAQPLHRRLGLTATTRASTYLYNTTDDVDAFLEAVSGVRAYFQA from the coding sequence TTGACTGCCGTATCAACTCCCGTCTCATTGCAGCAATCCATGCATGCCATGGACAACGCGGAGGTGTTGCGGATCCGGAATGACTTCCCTGTGCTGGACCAACTGGTCAACGGCAAACCGTTGATCTACCTCGATTCCGGTGCCACCTCCCAAAACCCGCTCAGCGTGATCGAAGCCGAGCAGGAGTACTACGAGCAACGCAACGCCGCCGTTCACCGCGGTGCCCACCACCTTGCCGTGGAAGCCACGGAGGTTTTTGAAGACGCGCGGCAAACCGTGGCGGACTTCATTGGCGCACAGTACGAGGAAACCGTGTGGACCTCCAACGCCACGGAGGGCCTGAACCTCATCAGCTATGCGCTGTCCAACGCGGCGTTGTGGGCTGCCCAGGGGCGCGGCGGTTCGGCCTTGAAAGAGCTCGCAATCGGTGCTGGTGACGAGATCGTGGTCACTGAGATGGAGCACCACGCCAACCTCATTCCGTGGCAGGAACTTGCGTTCCGGACCGGCGCCACCCTGAAGTACATCCCGGTCACGGACGAAGGAACCCTCCGGCTTGATGCTGCCGCCGGGATCGTGGGAGAGCGGACGAAACTCCTGGCCTTCACCCAGGCCTCCAACGTGCTGGGCACCATCAACCCTGTAGCTGAACTGGTTGCCATGGCCCGCCGCGCAGGTGCACTGGTTGTCCTGGACGCCTGCCAGTCGGTGCCGCACATGGCTGTGGACGTCAAAAACCTGGACGTCGATTTCGCGGTGTTTTCCGGCCACAAAATGTTGGCCCCCACCGGTGTGGGCGTTCTCTACGGGAAGCAGGAGCTGCTGGACGTCCTGCCGCCGTTCCTGACGGGCGGTTCCATGATCACCACGGTCACCATGGAACGCGCCGAGTACTTGCCGGCGCCGCAGCGGTTCGAGGCCGGAACCCAGCGCATCTCCCAGGCTGTTGCGCTCGCAGCCGCTGTAAATTACCTCACCGAGACAGGAATTGACCGCATCCATGCGTGGGAATCCCACCTCGGCCAGCGGCTGGTTAAGGGACTTGAATCCATTGATGGCATCCGGGTGGTTGGTCCTGCCTCCGGCAGCGAACGGATCGGGTTGGCGGCGTTCGACGTCGCCGGGGTTCATGCGCACGACGTCGGACAGTTCCTTGACGACCGCGGAATCGCCGTTCGCGTCGGTCACCACTGCGCCCAGCCGCTGCACCGCCGCCTGGGTTTGACGGCAACCACCCGCGCCAGCACCTACCTTTACAACACCACGGACGACGTCGACGCTTTCCTTGAGGCCGTGTCCGGCGTCCGGGCCTACTTCCAGGCCTGA
- the sufU gene encoding Fe-S cluster assembly sulfur transfer protein SufU, producing the protein MSLDQLYQQIILDHSKQRHGSGLAQTDAPEGASTGQSHQLNPVCGDEVTLRLAVSDGTVQQISWDGAGCSISMASASVLSELGEGMSVEELHSVIDNFREVLRSRGKVQADPEILGDAAAFEGVARYAARVKCAMISWVAAEDALNQATA; encoded by the coding sequence ATGAGTCTTGACCAGTTGTACCAGCAGATCATCCTGGACCACTCCAAACAGCGGCACGGCAGCGGCCTTGCCCAAACGGACGCTCCGGAGGGCGCGTCCACCGGTCAATCGCACCAGCTGAACCCGGTGTGTGGAGACGAGGTGACGTTGCGGCTGGCGGTATCCGACGGAACGGTCCAGCAGATCAGCTGGGACGGTGCCGGTTGCTCCATCTCCATGGCCTCTGCCTCGGTGCTCAGCGAACTTGGCGAGGGCATGTCCGTGGAGGAGCTGCACTCAGTGATAGATAACTTCCGCGAAGTTCTCCGTTCCCGCGGGAAAGTACAGGCAGACCCTGAGATCCTGGGCGATGCCGCCGCATTCGAGGGAGTGGCCCGCTACGCGGCCCGGGTCAAGTGCGCCATGATCTCCTGGGTTGCTGCCGAGGACGCCCTCAACCAGGCCACCGCCTAG